In Longimicrobium sp., the genomic stretch AGCGCCAGCCGCGAGTCGCCCTCGCCGAAGTCGGCGGCGAGCTGGGGCGACGGGCCGGTGTCGTCCACGTGCAGCACCTTTCCCCGCCCCGCCTCGTCCGGCCCCACGGCCACGGCCACCCCCGCCGCGCCCGTCCCCTGGCGGACCACTGCGGCCAGGCGCCGCGCGAACGCGTCCACCTCGATCTCCCCCGGCAGCGAACGGGCGGCCTCGGCGATGGCGCGCACGCGGGCATCCTCGCTCGCCGCCTCGCCGCGCGACCGCAGCAGCGCGTGCACGGTGGTGAGGTGCTTCGCCGCGGCGACGGCGGCGGAATCCGCGCCGGGCGGCACCAGCCCCGGATATGCCAGCGCGAGCACGCCTTCGGGGAGATCGACGGGGACGACCAGCATCTCCTCCGCCCACGGCGCGGGGAGGTCGCGCTTGCCGCGGCGGACGTGCTGCGGCAGCTGCTCCTCCACCGCCCACTTGTACGGCGACCCTTCGAGCCCCACGACGGCGTCCGGCAGCGGCACCCCCGGCGCCGCCGCGCGCGCGACCAGCGACGCCGACCGCCACTCGCCGTCCGCGCGCCAGAGCGTGGCCTCGTGCGCGTCCGTGGCGCGGCGCACCATCTCCAGCGCGGTCTTCAGCACCGCATCGTCGTCCCCCTCCTCCCCAGCCACCACCGTCTCCCGCGGCTCCTCCACCGGCGGGGCGACGGCGGGACGCGCGCGGCGCAGCAGCGACAGCCCGGCGGCGACCGCCAGGAGCAGCTCGTAGCGGGTGATGGAGACGAGGAATGGGGATGCGCGGTGCAGCCATTCGGCGCCGGGGACGAGGATCGCCGCCGCCGCCCAGCCGATCAGCAGGAGGCGGGTGGACGAGCGGCCGAGCGCCACCAGCCACGCCGCGGCCAGCGCGATCAGCGGCGAATCCGCCGAGCCGGTGGCGAAGAGGAGCGCGTGCAGCGCCGGCCACGCGGCCAGCGAGACGGCCGTTCGTCCCCCGCCGGAGCGCTGCACCCAGGCGGCGGCGAGCACCAGCGCGGCGATCGCCGCCACCATCCCCCACGCCGGGAGACGCGCGAAGGCCGCCAGCACCGCCACGTATGCGGCGCCGGCGGCGATCAGGGGGAGCGTGGCCTGCGACCGTCCGCTGGAGGGAATGTCAGGAGGGGGGCAGAAGGTTGATGCGGCTGGCGGCGGCGGCCGCGCCGAAGCCGTTGTCGATGTTGACCACGGTGACGCCGGACGCGCACGAGTTCAGCATCCCCAGCAGCGCCGCGATCCCGCCGAACGACGCGCCGTAGCCCACGCTGGTGGGAACGGCGATCACGGGGACGGAGACGAGGCCGCCGACGACGGAGGGGAGCGCGCCCTCCATCCCCGCCACGACGATGACCACGGCGGCGGAGCGCAGGCGCTCGGTGCGCGAGAGGAGCCGGTGGATCCCGGCGACGCCGACGTCGGTGAGCCGCTCCACCGGATTCCCGAACGCGGCCGCCGTCACCGCCGCCTCCTCGGCCACGGGAAGGTCGCTCGTCCCCGCGGTGACGACCAGGACGCTGCCGCGCACCCTGCGGGAGATGGGCTCGCGCGGGGCGAGCCAGGCCGTGCGGCCGAGGGTGTTCAGCTCGATGCCGGGGATCTTCGCGGCCAGCGTCTCGGCCGCGTCGGGGGCGAGCCGCGTGGCCAGGAAGCCGTCCCCCCGCGCGGCGATGCGCTCGGCGATGGCGGTGACCTGCTCGGGCGTCTTCCCCTGGCCGAACACCACCTCGGGGTAGCCCTGCCGCAGCGCGCGGTGGTGATCGACCGAGGCGAATCCCAGCTCCTCGAACGGCTCCCAGGCCAGGCGCCGCTCCGCGTCCTCCACCGTCGCCGCGCCCGCGGCGACCTCCGCCAGCAGGGCGCGCAGCCGCTCGGGGGTCAAACCGCCGCCCCCTCGTACGCCTCGCGGTAGCGCTCCAGCTTCTCCTCGGCCTCCTGCAGCGACGTCACCTCGAACAACTCCTGCCGCAGCACGCGCCCGTTCGGCAGCCCCTTCGTGTACCAGCCGAGATGTTTGCGGAACTCGATCATCGCCTTCTCCTCGTCCTTCTCCCAGGCGATGGCCAGCCGCGCGTGGTCGATGATGATGCGGAAGCGCTCGTCCACGTCCGGGTCGGGCGGGACAGGGCGCCCCTCGAGCGCGGCGCGTGCCTGACCGAAGATCCACGGCTGCCCGTGCGAGCCGCGCGCGATCATGATCCCCGCGCAGCGCGTGTGCTCGTGCATCCGCTTCGCGTCTTCCCCCACCCACACGTCGCCGTTGCCGATCACGGGGATGTCGAGCGCGTCGACCACGGCGGCGATCTCGTCCCAGTCGGCCGTGCCGCTGTACATCTGCGTGCGGGTGCGCGCGTGCAGCGTCAGCACCTCGGCGCCCGCGTCCTGGCAGCGCAGGGCGATGGACACGGGGTCGCGCATCTCCTCGTTCCACCCGCTGCGGATCTTCACCGTGGTGGGGATGGAGATGGCGCCCTTCACCGCGCGGATGATCGATTCGACGAGGTCGAGGTCCCTGAGGCACCCCGAGCCGCCGCCGGTGCGCAGGGCGACCTTCTTGACCGGGCAGCCGAAGTTGATGTCCAGGTAGTCGGGCGCGTACACCTCCTCGACCAGCGCGGCGGCCTCGGCCATGGCCTGCGGGTCGGCGCCGAAGATCTGGATGCCGATGGGGCGCTCGTCGTCGTGAAAGCGCAGGTACGAGTGCGTGCGGCGGTCGTGCCGCCGGATCCCCTCGGCCGACACG encodes the following:
- the dusB gene encoding tRNA dihydrouridine synthase DusB → MPLNAFEMLRSGRVPLYLAPQAGVSESPFRRLCRSFGADVVVSEFVSAEGIRRHDRRTHSYLRFHDDERPIGIQIFGADPQAMAEAAALVEEVYAPDYLDINFGCPVKKVALRTGGGSGCLRDLDLVESIIRAVKGAISIPTTVKIRSGWNEEMRDPVSIALRCQDAGAEVLTLHARTRTQMYSGTADWDEIAAVVDALDIPVIGNGDVWVGEDAKRMHEHTRCAGIMIARGSHGQPWIFGQARAALEGRPVPPDPDVDERFRIIIDHARLAIAWEKDEEKAMIEFRKHLGWYTKGLPNGRVLRQELFEVTSLQEAEEKLERYREAYEGAAV
- a CDS encoding sensor domain-containing diguanylate cyclase translates to MAVLAAFARLPAWGMVAAIAALVLAAAWVQRSGGGRTAVSLAAWPALHALLFATGSADSPLIALAAAWLVALGRSSTRLLLIGWAAAAILVPGAEWLHRASPFLVSITRYELLLAVAAGLSLLRRARPAVAPPVEEPRETVVAGEEGDDDAVLKTALEMVRRATDAHEATLWRADGEWRSASLVARAAAPGVPLPDAVVGLEGSPYKWAVEEQLPQHVRRGKRDLPAPWAEEMLVVPVDLPEGVLALAYPGLVPPGADSAAVAAAKHLTTVHALLRSRGEAASEDARVRAIAEAARSLPGEIEVDAFARRLAAVVRQGTGAAGVAVAVGPDEAGRGKVLHVDDTGPSPQLAADFGEGDSRLALAMKHAVDLRYDDLRRERESLPLLTAGETWRMAPRSAAVFPLVADGRAIGAVAAWHPEPAKFGEKETELLRLLCSMAPLPLRSARKYEALDHRAHTDALTGLPNRAAFQERLATLSHVFDRYARPFGVLVLDVDFFKKFNDTHGHDAGDRVLQHVAAVVRQTVRDVDTPARLGGEEFVVLMPETGLRASQDAGERLRRSIETRPVTWNGRPLSVTVSIGAAACPECTATADEVLKLADEALYRAKADGRNRVASAPKVAKV
- the larB gene encoding nickel pincer cofactor biosynthesis protein LarB, whose product is MTPERLRALLAEVAAGAATVEDAERRLAWEPFEELGFASVDHHRALRQGYPEVVFGQGKTPEQVTAIAERIAARGDGFLATRLAPDAAETLAAKIPGIELNTLGRTAWLAPREPISRRVRGSVLVVTAGTSDLPVAEEAAVTAAAFGNPVERLTDVGVAGIHRLLSRTERLRSAAVVIVVAGMEGALPSVVGGLVSVPVIAVPTSVGYGASFGGIAALLGMLNSCASGVTVVNIDNGFGAAAAASRINLLPPS